A single genomic interval of Rosistilla ulvae harbors:
- a CDS encoding SGNH/GDSL hydrolase family protein encodes MHRICCTALLSLVCCASGFGQKGVLEPIKDRAGLPRVLLIGDSISMGYTQPTRKLLADKANVHRIPANGGPTFRGLANIDKWLGDGNWDVIHFNWGIHDLKHQADGTRQVEPADYEKNLRLLVAKMKATGAKLIWASTTPIPKGKLNPDRTFGDETHYNEIAARVMTELDVPINDLHGYIMPRFDELHRPQDLHYTSAGSDYLAQQVAAAISQRLAD; translated from the coding sequence ATGCATCGAATCTGTTGTACTGCACTCCTGTCGCTCGTCTGTTGTGCTTCTGGCTTTGGGCAGAAGGGCGTTTTGGAGCCGATCAAAGATCGCGCGGGGCTGCCGCGGGTGCTGTTGATTGGCGATTCGATCTCGATGGGTTACACCCAACCGACGCGGAAGCTGTTGGCTGACAAAGCGAACGTCCATCGGATCCCGGCGAACGGCGGACCGACATTCCGAGGGCTGGCGAATATCGACAAATGGCTTGGAGATGGGAACTGGGATGTGATCCATTTCAATTGGGGCATCCATGATTTGAAGCACCAAGCCGATGGCACGCGGCAGGTCGAACCGGCCGATTACGAAAAGAACTTGCGGTTGTTGGTGGCCAAGATGAAAGCGACGGGGGCGAAGTTGATCTGGGCATCGACGACACCGATTCCCAAGGGCAAGCTGAATCCCGACCGGACCTTTGGCGACGAGACGCATTACAACGAGATCGCGGCGCGTGTGATGACCGAACTGGATGTGCCGATCAACGATCTACACGGCTACATCATGCCGCGGTTCGACGAACTGCACCGGCCCCAAGATTTGCACTACACATCGGCCGGTTCGGATTATCTGGCGCAACAGGTTGCCGCGGCGATCTCGCAACGGTTGGCGGATTAA
- a CDS encoding secretin N-terminal domain-containing protein gives MPNRTALLLILVLTLAIPAIAQAPVAGNVYPVQNGPAGQLAPRVRQMLAQASQAAEVVIDRTNNRLIVRGGPEAQRVAAESIAALDVVQVTTASDKPVLRALPVPAARLHEVERNVGLQYRKNVDVRITGDEKTGQLLVMAPAGLHDEIQRNVQQAVKGSPEIQQVSAKVGQPVRAQFALHNASWRDFEDGLARLAGRKLPVTTQRNGELASFDIISQHAGTTKVQIDRRDNKVTVIAPKTSINGWQRVIETIDRQDNRSGVATQLMRIQNAEQAPIRRAVRLLSDIRPVVAQEDDTIGVAGGGRDNPLLRAVMQRQAAAGNGQAGGDDGQAGDAAGDDAFNGLFGDVQIEFVPELGVIIVRGAKRDVQRVMEVIKQIEEQSAVTQPKVEVVALEHANSNAVAEIVNQLYEQVLAPRQGQVSITALDKPNAILLIGRDEAVAGVIDLIKKVDQPVDVASQFRVFNLKHASALDVQATVQGFFVDRPSGNEDLRPGLGARARIIADYRSNSIIAQASPRDMLEVERMIQQLDAPATGAESELKVFKLKNAFAEDLQPVLQAAISGQPEDVPDNTTIPSSTLSILSVDAQGNKTLDSGILSGVVVTADANVNAIIVRAPAASMPLIGELIDQLDQLPGAESVVKVFTIVNGDATQLTTSLQELFAAEGQTNNSGVGNLAAMTQTSNSETSLIALRFAVDIRTNSIIASGSATDLEVVESLLIRLDTEGFSSRITETIWLRNAAAADVATALQDFVNQQSQLQSRNQFFSQSLGPYDLPERDLVVVPEARTNSLVISVSPRLYEDVRRVIDQLDRRPPMIMIQVVLAEVTLTDGFEFGTELGLQDSVLFDRGVAGATSSTPGFNFLPNSSPGLPNNNTYDQENLAGQVASAFALGRQSSEFGYGGFVLSAASESVNLLLRMLQDSGRAQILSRPQIMTLDGTEGYVQVGSLFPRIESVQAGNANSGTVIATQDINLGLILRVTPRVGQDGLIVMNVDAQRSNVDPNPNNGQPIATDSNDNPIISPQILITQAQSTVTAMSGQTVVFGGLITKSRRQFSRRVPYVSDIPILGQLFRFDQEIEERTEMLIVLTPRVVNGEEDIQLINDAESSRMSYCLADVVELHGDAGLRGGYGLWGPAVGAMIYPDMQPTVDHFPTAPQDPLLGPGEQIVPGSMQQHPIDPSQQPVQTVPYESSGNVPAIPQPAGMIEQASPIQATESAMNMQPQQRVPMEVFSMQNEATPSEYAMPPGYATPVQYSAPMAAPAPGTPRR, from the coding sequence ATGCCGAACCGAACCGCGCTGTTGCTGATTCTTGTGTTGACGCTAGCGATACCGGCGATTGCCCAAGCCCCTGTCGCCGGGAACGTTTATCCGGTGCAGAACGGTCCCGCGGGGCAATTGGCGCCACGCGTTCGGCAGATGCTGGCGCAAGCGAGCCAGGCGGCCGAGGTTGTGATCGATCGGACGAACAACCGTCTGATCGTTCGCGGCGGTCCGGAGGCGCAGCGCGTGGCGGCTGAATCGATCGCGGCTTTGGATGTTGTCCAAGTTACGACAGCAAGCGACAAACCTGTGCTTCGCGCTTTGCCCGTCCCGGCGGCTCGGTTGCACGAGGTCGAACGCAACGTCGGCTTGCAATATCGCAAGAACGTCGACGTCCGCATCACCGGTGACGAAAAAACAGGCCAGTTGTTGGTGATGGCACCGGCTGGGCTTCACGATGAGATCCAACGGAACGTACAACAAGCGGTCAAGGGATCGCCAGAGATCCAACAGGTAAGCGCCAAAGTCGGCCAACCGGTACGCGCTCAGTTCGCGCTGCACAACGCTTCATGGCGCGACTTTGAAGATGGTCTGGCTCGCTTGGCGGGACGCAAATTGCCAGTCACGACGCAGCGAAACGGCGAACTTGCCAGCTTCGATATCATCAGCCAACACGCTGGCACCACCAAAGTGCAAATCGATCGCCGCGACAACAAAGTGACAGTCATCGCGCCGAAGACATCGATCAACGGATGGCAACGTGTCATCGAAACGATCGATCGCCAAGACAATCGCTCCGGCGTGGCGACGCAATTGATGCGAATCCAAAATGCCGAACAAGCACCGATCCGCCGGGCCGTGCGATTGCTATCGGACATTCGCCCGGTTGTCGCTCAAGAGGACGACACGATCGGTGTGGCCGGTGGTGGTCGCGATAATCCACTGTTGCGGGCGGTCATGCAACGCCAAGCCGCAGCCGGCAATGGGCAAGCCGGGGGCGACGATGGACAAGCTGGCGATGCCGCTGGCGACGATGCCTTCAACGGCCTGTTTGGCGACGTGCAGATCGAATTTGTCCCGGAGTTGGGCGTGATCATCGTTCGCGGTGCCAAACGCGATGTCCAACGCGTGATGGAAGTTATCAAACAGATCGAAGAACAGAGCGCGGTCACCCAACCGAAGGTCGAAGTTGTCGCGCTGGAGCATGCGAACAGCAATGCCGTCGCGGAGATCGTGAACCAATTGTACGAACAGGTTTTGGCACCTCGCCAAGGCCAAGTCAGCATCACCGCGTTGGATAAACCCAATGCGATCCTATTGATCGGCCGCGACGAAGCGGTTGCCGGGGTGATCGATCTGATCAAAAAAGTCGATCAACCGGTGGATGTCGCTTCGCAATTTCGCGTCTTTAATTTGAAACACGCATCCGCCCTGGATGTCCAAGCCACCGTGCAAGGTTTCTTTGTCGACCGACCCAGCGGCAACGAAGACCTTCGCCCCGGCTTGGGCGCTAGGGCGCGGATTATCGCCGATTATCGATCCAATTCGATCATCGCCCAGGCGTCGCCTCGGGACATGTTGGAAGTCGAGCGGATGATCCAACAGTTGGATGCTCCCGCGACCGGTGCCGAGAGCGAATTGAAGGTCTTCAAACTGAAGAACGCCTTCGCCGAAGACCTGCAACCGGTTCTGCAAGCGGCGATTTCGGGGCAACCCGAAGACGTTCCCGACAACACCACGATCCCTTCGAGCACGCTGTCGATCCTGTCGGTCGACGCGCAAGGGAACAAGACGCTCGATTCGGGAATCCTGTCGGGAGTTGTCGTCACCGCCGATGCCAACGTCAACGCGATCATCGTTCGCGCTCCTGCAGCCAGCATGCCGTTGATCGGCGAATTGATCGACCAATTGGATCAATTGCCGGGTGCCGAAAGCGTGGTCAAGGTCTTTACGATCGTCAACGGCGACGCCACGCAATTGACGACTTCGCTGCAAGAGTTGTTTGCCGCCGAGGGGCAGACCAACAACAGCGGTGTCGGAAACCTGGCCGCAATGACGCAGACCAGCAACAGCGAGACTTCGTTGATCGCGCTGCGATTTGCCGTCGACATCCGGACCAACAGCATCATTGCCAGCGGCAGTGCGACCGATCTGGAAGTTGTCGAGAGCTTGTTGATCCGGTTGGATACCGAAGGCTTTTCGTCGCGGATCACCGAGACGATCTGGTTGCGAAACGCCGCCGCCGCGGACGTCGCGACCGCGCTGCAAGACTTTGTCAACCAACAGTCGCAATTGCAATCGCGAAACCAATTTTTCAGCCAAAGCCTTGGCCCCTACGACCTGCCCGAACGCGACCTCGTCGTCGTGCCCGAAGCGCGTACCAACAGTCTGGTGATCAGTGTTTCGCCCCGACTGTATGAAGACGTTCGCCGTGTGATCGATCAATTGGATCGACGCCCGCCGATGATCATGATCCAAGTTGTGTTGGCCGAGGTCACCCTGACCGACGGATTTGAATTTGGCACCGAACTCGGTTTGCAAGATTCGGTGCTATTCGATCGCGGCGTGGCAGGCGCGACCTCGAGCACGCCCGGCTTCAACTTCCTTCCGAATTCGTCGCCAGGCTTGCCAAACAACAATACCTACGACCAAGAAAATCTTGCTGGGCAAGTCGCTTCCGCCTTTGCTCTGGGGCGTCAAAGCAGCGAGTTTGGCTACGGTGGATTTGTTCTTTCGGCAGCCAGTGAATCGGTGAACCTGTTGCTACGGATGTTGCAAGATTCGGGCCGGGCTCAGATCCTCAGCCGTCCGCAGATCATGACGCTCGACGGTACCGAGGGTTACGTTCAGGTCGGTTCGTTGTTTCCACGGATCGAATCGGTGCAAGCCGGCAACGCCAACTCGGGCACCGTGATCGCAACCCAAGACATCAACTTGGGGCTGATCCTGCGGGTCACGCCGCGAGTCGGCCAGGATGGGTTGATCGTGATGAATGTCGACGCGCAACGGTCGAACGTCGATCCGAACCCAAACAATGGTCAGCCGATTGCGACCGACAGCAACGACAATCCGATCATCTCGCCACAGATCTTGATCACGCAAGCTCAATCGACCGTGACCGCGATGTCGGGACAGACCGTGGTGTTTGGTGGATTGATCACGAAGAGTCGTCGTCAGTTCAGCCGACGTGTTCCCTACGTCTCGGACATTCCGATCCTGGGCCAGTTGTTTCGATTCGACCAAGAGATCGAAGAGCGAACCGAGATGTTGATCGTGCTGACACCGCGAGTCGTCAACGGCGAAGAGGACATTCAATTGATCAACGATGCCGAATCGAGCCGCATGAGCTACTGTCTGGCCGACGTAGTCGAGCTACATGGCGACGCCGGCTTGCGTGGCGGATACGGTCTCTGGGGTCCCGCGGTCGGAGCGATGATCTATCCCGACATGCAACCAACCGTCGACCACTTCCCAACCGCCCCACAAGATCCATTGCTGGGTCCGGGGGAACAGATCGTCCCTGGCAGCATGCAACAGCATCCTATCGATCCAAGCCAGCAACCGGTGCAAACGGTCCCTTACGAATCGAGTGGCAATGTTCCCGCGATCCCGCAGCCGGCGGGGATGATCGAACAAGCGTCTCCCATCCAAGCGACCGAATCGGCGATGAACATGCAGCCGCAGCAACGCGTTCCGATGGAAGTCTTCTCGATGCAAAACGAAGCGACACCCAGCGAATACGCGATGCCGCCAGGTTATGCGACTCCGGTGCAATACAGCGCTCCGATGGCCGCCCCGGCTCCCGGAACGCCTCGCCGCTAG
- the asnB gene encoding asparagine synthase (glutamine-hydrolyzing): MCGILGILDRSGAAPTLTDPQVIAIRDRMAARGPDDATLLRRDNLILAHRRLAIRDPDAGRQPWVSEDGSCALVYNGEIYNDDVLRHTLRSHGFRFRTQCDTEVLMAAWLHWGEKCVEQLRGMFAFGVYDFQKRQLFIARDRFGVKPLFYAELGQQFVFASSIAAITAHPNFRPQPNLSTIRHYLSTFRITLDTETVFAGIQAVRPAETLTLADDKLTSSIYWTPPPRETTGLAFDDAVDRFEETISEAVSIRLRSDVPVGMMLSGGVDSNLLAALLHRNEGVSMTARCGGGIDPELDSAGNDFEYARRCAQHVGFDFDQVTVSATDYHRTWMELIAAYETPISTPTDAIIYRVAQQLKQQVGVALGGEGADEACCGYLIPHWSGNDFDLSRALDSLAPASAQTARDSLMQQYGTATFASAGDHYLSANGLISAATQASLFHDATWPAAFADGSVERFYDRQFRQLGDLSGVEKTAQLLLRVNLECLLSRLDSATMTAGLESRVPYTDHHFVEQMFRQPIGYCIDVAPGEALQHRTASALAADGSLRGKRLLRAAAGNRLPAELAQRPKASFPTPVPHWLGGQWQPWLQELYRTSPFAQQLFRREALDELCRLPSHLASWHWPLANTILWGDRWF; encoded by the coding sequence ATGTGTGGAATTTTGGGCATCCTCGATCGCAGCGGCGCCGCCCCGACGCTGACCGATCCGCAAGTGATCGCGATCCGCGATCGGATGGCTGCACGCGGCCCCGATGATGCCACGCTGCTGCGTCGCGACAATCTGATCCTCGCCCACCGCCGGTTGGCGATTCGCGATCCCGATGCCGGTCGGCAACCTTGGGTTTCCGAAGACGGATCGTGTGCGTTGGTTTACAACGGCGAGATCTACAACGACGATGTGCTGCGACACACGTTACGATCTCACGGGTTTCGATTCCGCACGCAGTGCGATACCGAAGTCCTGATGGCCGCTTGGCTGCACTGGGGTGAAAAGTGTGTCGAACAGCTGCGCGGGATGTTCGCCTTTGGCGTCTACGATTTCCAAAAGCGGCAGCTGTTCATCGCGCGGGATCGCTTCGGCGTCAAACCGCTCTTCTACGCCGAACTGGGGCAACAGTTTGTCTTCGCCAGTTCGATCGCCGCGATCACCGCCCATCCCAACTTCCGCCCCCAACCGAATCTATCGACGATCCGTCATTACTTGAGCACGTTTCGGATCACGTTGGATACCGAAACCGTCTTCGCGGGCATCCAGGCCGTCCGTCCGGCGGAGACGTTGACGCTGGCAGACGACAAACTGACATCCTCGATCTATTGGACTCCTCCGCCGCGCGAGACGACGGGGCTGGCGTTCGACGACGCTGTCGATCGGTTCGAGGAAACGATCAGCGAAGCGGTCTCGATCCGGCTGCGCAGCGACGTCCCCGTCGGGATGATGCTCTCGGGCGGTGTCGATTCGAATCTGCTAGCAGCGCTGCTGCATCGCAACGAAGGTGTTTCGATGACCGCGCGGTGCGGCGGCGGGATCGACCCGGAACTGGACTCGGCGGGGAATGATTTTGAGTACGCGCGGCGCTGTGCCCAGCACGTCGGTTTCGATTTCGATCAGGTCACGGTTTCGGCGACCGATTACCATCGGACCTGGATGGAATTGATCGCGGCTTACGAGACGCCGATCTCGACACCGACCGACGCGATCATCTATCGCGTCGCCCAACAGTTGAAGCAACAGGTCGGCGTGGCGCTCGGCGGCGAAGGGGCCGACGAAGCTTGTTGCGGATACTTGATTCCACATTGGTCGGGGAACGATTTTGATCTCTCGCGAGCGCTCGATTCGCTAGCACCCGCGTCGGCGCAGACGGCTCGCGACAGCTTGATGCAGCAATACGGCACGGCCACGTTTGCTTCGGCGGGAGACCATTATCTGTCGGCCAACGGATTGATCTCGGCAGCCACGCAGGCTTCGCTGTTTCATGACGCCACCTGGCCCGCGGCGTTTGCCGACGGCAGCGTGGAGCGTTTTTACGATCGCCAGTTCCGCCAGCTGGGCGATCTGTCGGGAGTGGAAAAAACGGCGCAGTTGTTGTTACGCGTTAATTTGGAATGTTTGCTATCGCGTCTCGACAGCGCGACGATGACGGCTGGGTTGGAATCGCGGGTCCCGTACACCGACCATCACTTCGTCGAACAGATGTTCCGCCAACCGATCGGCTACTGCATCGATGTTGCCCCGGGCGAAGCGCTGCAGCATCGCACCGCGAGCGCCTTGGCCGCGGACGGGTCGCTGCGCGGCAAGCGACTGTTGCGCGCGGCGGCGGGAAATCGGCTGCCGGCCGAACTTGCGCAGCGTCCCAAAGCAAGCTTCCCAACACCGGTCCCTCACTGGTTGGGCGGACAATGGCAGCCATGGTTGCAGGAGCTGTATCGAACGAGTCCGTTCGCGCAACAACTGTTCCGCCGCGAAGCACTCGACGAGCTGTGTCGTCTGCCGAGCCATCTGGCCAGCTGGCACTGGCCGCTCGCTAACACCATCCTTTGGGGTGACCGGTGGTTCTGA
- a CDS encoding RluA family pseudouridine synthase produces MNDHSTDEEPVDEELLDEATSDDQESAAETTYRSIHVPESAQGERIDMYLTQVLDGVSRNQMRMLVHEGGAQVDGRTVRPSFRLRPNQQIRFRMPEPPEDGTIPEPMSLDIVFEDDGMVVVNKPPGMVVHPARGHWSGTLTSGLAYHFQSLSDIGGPTRPGIVHRLDRDTSGVIVVAKTNAVHMNLAAQFADRTVKKQYVAVACGVLSRDRDQIDRPIGRHPYQREKMAIRANHATSKEATTFYEVIERFRGFTYVRLFPKTGRTHQLRVHLDHLRHPILCDKLYGGRSRITADDLAGNYHPQPSAQRETIEPLLTRQALHAQRLELDHPQSGKRMVFEAPVPDDIEAVLKCLRSLNPSENRA; encoded by the coding sequence TTGAACGATCACTCCACCGACGAAGAACCTGTCGACGAAGAACTCCTGGACGAAGCGACTTCGGACGATCAGGAATCCGCTGCCGAGACGACTTATCGATCGATCCATGTCCCCGAGAGCGCTCAGGGGGAGCGGATCGACATGTATCTGACTCAGGTCTTGGATGGGGTCAGCCGCAATCAGATGCGAATGCTAGTGCACGAGGGGGGAGCTCAGGTCGATGGCCGGACGGTCCGCCCCAGCTTTCGGCTGCGGCCCAACCAACAGATCCGCTTTCGGATGCCCGAGCCTCCCGAAGATGGCACGATTCCGGAGCCGATGTCGCTTGATATCGTCTTCGAAGACGACGGGATGGTCGTCGTGAACAAGCCGCCGGGGATGGTCGTCCATCCGGCCCGGGGCCACTGGTCGGGGACGTTGACCAGCGGGCTGGCTTATCATTTCCAATCGCTCTCGGACATCGGTGGCCCGACGCGGCCGGGGATCGTCCATCGATTGGACCGCGACACTAGCGGAGTGATCGTGGTCGCCAAGACGAATGCGGTCCACATGAACTTGGCCGCTCAGTTCGCCGATCGGACGGTCAAGAAGCAATACGTCGCCGTCGCGTGCGGAGTGCTCAGCCGCGACCGCGATCAGATCGATCGCCCGATCGGACGCCATCCGTATCAACGCGAGAAGATGGCGATCCGCGCCAATCATGCGACCAGCAAAGAAGCGACCACCTTTTATGAAGTGATCGAGCGGTTTCGCGGCTTCACTTATGTGCGGTTGTTTCCCAAGACCGGCCGGACGCATCAATTGCGAGTTCACTTGGATCACCTGCGGCATCCGATCCTTTGCGACAAACTTTATGGCGGTCGTTCGCGGATCACTGCCGACGATCTGGCGGGCAATTATCATCCGCAACCCTCGGCACAACGGGAGACGATCGAGCCGTTGTTAACGCGGCAAGCACTGCACGCGCAGCGGCTGGAATTGGATCATCCGCAGAGCGGCAAACGGATGGTCTTCGAAGCTCCCGTCCCCGACGATATCGAAGCGGTTTTGAAGTGCTTGCGCTCGTTAAACCCTAGCGAAAACCGAGCATGA